The Streptomyces nitrosporeus genome includes a window with the following:
- a CDS encoding ATP-binding protein, which yields MRDPLSALSDAFTSFLFGKVETTRLPVRTSTGQAQAVYLPTAAPGLGDSGVIIGREVYSGKGYIYDPFQLYGQQLPAPHWLVLGESGNGKSALEKTYVLRQLRFRDRQVVVLDAQGEDGVGEWNLIAQELGITPIRLDPTAALNDGIRLNPLDPSITTTGQLALLRTIIEVAMGHGLDERSGFALKVAHAHVNETITDRQPVLMDIVEQLRHPEPESAEAMNVATEDVRAWGLDVALVLDRLVDGDLRGMFDGPTTIGIDLDAPLIVFDLSHIDRNSIAMPILMAIVGVWLEHTWIRPDRKKRIFLVEEAWHIINSPFVAQLFQRLLKFGRRLGLSFVAVVHHLSDVVDGAAAKEAAAILKMASTRTIYAQKADEARATGKVIGLPRWAVEIIPTLTPGIAVWDVNGNVQVVKHLITEAERPLVFTDRAMTEGSAPDLLPDDVRAAELEAEERTAMIERRRRLSESSESTVA from the coding sequence ATGCGAGACCCGCTGTCCGCGTTGTCGGATGCCTTCACGTCCTTCCTCTTCGGGAAGGTGGAGACGACCCGCTTGCCGGTCCGTACGTCGACCGGGCAGGCGCAGGCCGTCTATCTGCCGACCGCCGCCCCCGGCCTCGGCGACTCCGGTGTGATCATCGGCCGCGAGGTGTACTCCGGGAAGGGCTACATCTACGACCCGTTCCAGCTGTACGGCCAGCAGCTGCCCGCCCCGCACTGGCTGGTGCTCGGCGAGTCCGGCAACGGCAAGTCCGCGCTGGAGAAGACCTACGTGCTCCGCCAGCTCCGCTTCCGCGACCGGCAGGTCGTCGTGCTGGACGCCCAGGGTGAGGACGGCGTCGGCGAGTGGAACCTCATCGCGCAGGAGCTGGGGATAACCCCCATCCGGCTCGACCCGACCGCCGCGCTGAACGACGGGATCCGGCTCAACCCGCTCGATCCGTCGATCACCACGACCGGCCAGCTGGCCCTGCTCCGTACGATCATCGAAGTCGCCATGGGGCATGGCCTCGACGAGCGTTCCGGATTCGCCCTGAAAGTCGCACACGCGCACGTCAACGAGACGATCACCGATCGTCAGCCCGTCCTGATGGACATCGTCGAGCAGCTGCGCCACCCGGAGCCGGAGTCGGCGGAGGCGATGAACGTCGCCACGGAGGACGTACGCGCCTGGGGCCTGGACGTCGCCCTGGTCCTGGACCGCCTGGTCGACGGCGACCTGCGGGGCATGTTCGACGGCCCGACGACCATAGGGATCGATCTCGACGCTCCGCTGATCGTCTTCGACCTCTCGCACATCGACCGCAACTCCATCGCGATGCCGATCCTGATGGCGATCGTCGGTGTGTGGCTGGAACACACCTGGATCAGGCCCGACCGGAAGAAGCGCATCTTCCTGGTCGAGGAGGCGTGGCACATCATCAACTCGCCTTTCGTCGCCCAGCTGTTCCAGCGGCTGCTGAAGTTCGGCCGCCGTCTCGGCCTGTCCTTCGTCGCGGTCGTCCACCACCTCAGCGACGTCGTCGACGGAGCCGCGGCGAAGGAGGCGGCGGCCATCCTGAAAATGGCCTCGACCCGCACCATCTATGCCCAGAAGGCCGACGAGGCCCGGGCCACCGGCAAGGTCATCGGCCTGCCCAGATGGGCGGTCGAGATCATCCCGACGCTGACCCCGGGCATCGCCGTCTGGGACGTCAACGGCAACGTCCAGGTGGTGAAACACCTGATCACCGAGGCGGAACGGCCCCTCGTCTTCACCGACCGCGCGATGACCGAGGGCTCCGCGCCCGACCTGCTGCCCGACGACGTACGCGCGGCGGAACTGGAGGCGGAGGAGCGTACGGCCATGATCGAGCGCCGGCGCAGGCTGAGCGAGTCCTCCGAGTCGACGGTGGCCTGA
- a CDS encoding SCO6880 family protein, which yields MTTQSHTIAPRRTYLIGRARPNAIVGKNRETGEIALIIAGAFLGMMSGLLVPVLSLRIVTLVGFPMLALAVVYFPYKGRTFYKWFEINRSFKRTLRRGTTYRSAAMEAGVRADGREVEIGPPPGIGRISWLAAPFGPDEIAVLLHADRRTVTAAIEIEGPGVGLRDSEDQEALVDRFGTLLKHVANGDGFVTRLQMLARTLPADPDAHAKDVAQRGDHNAPGWLLESYDQLQSMVSTSSEQHRAYLVACMHYTRELAAEANAMARAVRPQGGRKLDRDAGLAVVMARELTDICARLAEADIRVRQPLGQSRLASLVHSMYDPDHPIDHIQAMTKRNAWPAELDAVEPTFLQAKTRESTTRAPWCHATAWVKEWPMTPVGVNFLAPLLVHTPDVIRTVAVCMDLEPTEIAIERMLTEKTNDEAEASRQAKMNRTVDPRDIAAHGRLDQRGEDLASGAAGVNLVGYITVSSRSPEALARDKRTIRASAGKSYLKLEWCDREHHRAFVNTLPFATGIRR from the coding sequence TTGACGACCCAGTCCCACACCATCGCGCCCCGCCGTACGTATCTGATCGGCCGCGCCCGGCCGAACGCGATCGTCGGCAAGAACCGCGAGACGGGTGAGATCGCGCTGATCATCGCCGGGGCGTTCCTCGGCATGATGAGCGGGCTCCTCGTCCCGGTCCTCTCGCTGCGGATCGTCACGCTCGTCGGTTTCCCGATGCTCGCCCTGGCCGTCGTGTACTTCCCGTACAAGGGCCGTACGTTCTACAAGTGGTTCGAGATCAACCGCAGTTTCAAGCGGACCCTGCGCCGGGGCACCACCTATCGTTCCGCGGCCATGGAGGCGGGTGTCCGGGCCGACGGGCGCGAGGTGGAGATCGGTCCGCCTCCGGGCATCGGCCGGATCAGCTGGCTGGCCGCACCGTTCGGGCCGGACGAGATCGCGGTGCTGCTGCACGCCGACCGGCGTACGGTGACCGCCGCGATCGAGATCGAGGGGCCCGGCGTCGGGCTGCGGGACAGCGAGGACCAGGAGGCGCTGGTCGACCGGTTCGGCACGCTGCTCAAGCACGTGGCCAACGGCGACGGCTTCGTGACACGCCTCCAGATGCTCGCCCGTACGCTCCCCGCGGACCCCGACGCGCACGCCAAGGACGTCGCCCAGCGCGGCGACCACAACGCGCCCGGCTGGCTGCTGGAGTCCTACGACCAGCTCCAGTCGATGGTGTCCACCTCCAGCGAGCAGCACCGGGCCTATCTCGTCGCGTGCATGCACTACACCCGCGAGCTGGCCGCCGAGGCCAACGCCATGGCCCGTGCCGTCCGTCCTCAGGGAGGGCGCAAGCTGGACCGTGACGCCGGGCTCGCCGTCGTCATGGCCCGCGAGCTGACCGACATCTGCGCACGCCTCGCCGAGGCGGACATCCGGGTACGCCAGCCGCTCGGGCAGAGCCGGCTGGCCTCTCTCGTCCACTCCATGTACGACCCCGACCATCCCATCGACCACATCCAGGCGATGACCAAGCGCAACGCCTGGCCCGCCGAACTGGACGCGGTCGAGCCGACGTTCCTCCAGGCCAAGACCCGTGAGTCGACGACCCGCGCTCCCTGGTGCCATGCCACGGCCTGGGTGAAGGAATGGCCGATGACCCCGGTCGGGGTGAACTTCCTGGCTCCGCTGCTCGTCCACACCCCGGACGTGATCCGTACCGTCGCGGTCTGCATGGACCTGGAACCCACCGAGATCGCCATCGAGCGGATGCTGACGGAGAAGACCAACGACGAGGCGGAGGCGAGCCGTCAGGCGAAGATGAACCGCACCGTCGACCCCCGGGACATCGCCGCCCACGGGCGCCTCGACCAGCGGGGTGAAGATCTGGCGAGCGGAGCGGCCGGAGTGAACCTGGTGGGGTACATCACGGTGTCGTCCCGGTCGCCCGAGGCCCTCGCCCGTGACAAGCGGACCATCCGGGCCTCGGCGGGAAAGTCCTACCTCAAGCTGGAATGGTGCGACCGCGAGCACCATCGCGCCTTCGTGAACACCCTGCCGTTCGCCACCGGCATCCGCCGCTGA
- a CDS encoding ATP-binding cassette domain-containing protein: MIRAYELTKRYGDRTVVQGLDFTVRPGHVTGFLGPNGAGKSTTMRMLLGLDAPTRGRSTIGGRDYTTHPAPLTEVGALLEARSVHPGLTAFHHLTALAHTHRIPRGRVEHVLDLAGLTEVADRRIKGFSLGMGQRLGIAAALLGDPATLVLDEPVNGLDPEGVRWIRGLLTSLAAEGRTVLVSSHLMSEMALTADHLVVIGRGRLLADTTVDALIREAGGAWVKVVTPRAEALRTLLAGPGVRTGPVPDAGPDHLAVHGADAARIGRVAATHAIPLHELTPQTVSLEQAFMDLTRESVEYRTPAPLTGAPA, encoded by the coding sequence ATGATCAGGGCCTACGAACTCACCAAACGGTACGGGGACAGAACCGTCGTCCAGGGACTCGACTTCACGGTCCGCCCCGGCCATGTCACCGGCTTCCTCGGCCCCAACGGGGCCGGCAAGTCGACCACGATGCGCATGCTGCTCGGGCTGGACGCCCCGACCCGCGGCCGGTCCACGATCGGCGGCCGGGACTACACCACCCATCCCGCCCCGCTGACCGAGGTCGGCGCCCTGCTGGAGGCCCGCTCCGTCCATCCGGGACTCACCGCGTTCCACCACCTGACGGCGCTCGCCCACACCCACCGGATCCCCCGCGGCAGGGTCGAGCACGTCCTGGACCTGGCAGGGCTGACGGAGGTGGCGGACCGGCGGATCAAGGGTTTCTCGCTCGGTATGGGCCAGCGCCTGGGCATCGCCGCGGCACTGCTCGGGGACCCCGCCACCCTCGTCCTGGACGAACCGGTGAACGGGCTGGACCCCGAGGGCGTCCGCTGGATCCGCGGTCTGCTCACCTCCCTCGCCGCGGAGGGGCGTACGGTCCTCGTCTCGTCCCACCTGATGAGCGAGATGGCTCTCACCGCCGACCACCTCGTCGTCATCGGCCGCGGCCGGCTCCTCGCCGACACCACCGTCGACGCCCTGATCCGCGAGGCGGGCGGCGCCTGGGTCAAGGTCGTCACCCCGCGGGCCGAAGCCCTCCGCACCCTGCTGGCGGGACCGGGGGTGAGGACCGGCCCGGTACCGGACGCCGGCCCGGACCACCTGGCCGTACACGGGGCGGACGCCGCCCGCATCGGCCGTGTCGCCGCCACCCACGCCATCCCGCTGCACGAACTCACACCGCAGACCGTCTCGTTGGAGCAGGCCTTCATGGACCTCACCCGGGAATCCGTCGAGTACCGCACCCCCGCGCCCCTGACCGGAGCGCCCGCATGA
- a CDS encoding ABC transporter permease, giving the protein MSTSPTATPALTAPAPAVHRLSTAGILHSEWHKLRSLRSTWITLGTAASLVLGIGLVMGGTYTSGGGDSDIDTVVLVLYGTLLGQLCVTVLGILVTAGEYSTGMIRTSLTVVPRRLPVLWAKAAVFTVTAFVWMTVTALVTFLAAQALLAGTDQAAALTDSGVLRAIAGNSAGITLLGLTALGLGASLRSVPGAVGAYIGGVLLLPEVLGMLPYDAVESALVYFPTQAAGALGSATPIPGAASAGPALLALCLWAGASLAVAAVLVRRRDV; this is encoded by the coding sequence ATGAGCACCTCCCCCACGGCCACCCCGGCCCTCACCGCGCCCGCCCCGGCCGTCCACCGGCTCAGCACCGCGGGCATCCTGCACTCCGAGTGGCACAAGCTGCGGTCCCTGCGCTCCACCTGGATCACCCTGGGCACGGCGGCCTCCCTGGTGCTGGGCATCGGCCTGGTCATGGGCGGCACCTACACCTCCGGGGGCGGCGACTCCGATATCGACACCGTCGTCCTCGTCCTCTACGGCACCCTGCTCGGCCAGCTCTGCGTCACGGTCCTCGGCATCCTCGTCACCGCCGGCGAGTACTCGACCGGCATGATCCGGACCTCGCTCACCGTCGTGCCACGCCGCCTGCCCGTCCTGTGGGCCAAGGCGGCGGTGTTCACGGTGACCGCGTTCGTCTGGATGACCGTCACCGCCCTGGTCACCTTCCTCGCCGCGCAGGCCCTCCTCGCCGGAACCGACCAGGCGGCGGCACTCACCGACTCGGGCGTCCTGCGGGCGATCGCCGGGAACTCCGCGGGGATCACCCTGCTCGGCCTGACCGCCCTCGGCCTCGGCGCCTCGCTCCGGTCCGTACCCGGCGCCGTGGGCGCGTACATCGGCGGTGTCCTGCTCCTGCCCGAGGTCCTCGGGATGCTTCCGTACGATGCCGTGGAGAGCGCCCTCGTGTACTTCCCGACCCAGGCCGCCGGCGCGCTGGGCTCCGCCACGCCGATCCCCGGCGCCGCGTCCGCCGGGCCGGCTCTGCTGGCCCTGTGCCTGTGGGCGGGCGCCTCGCTGGCGGTGGCGGCGGTGCTGGTCAGGCGCCGGGACGTATGA
- a CDS encoding sensor histidine kinase, whose translation MTDGPRVDGPRTNSPRTDKPRPDRAGAQGAGPGRRGDRGGGTAALTRYIQERLDRLRALDRRRPVFWDLTLTGFWTMFAVLDYTSGGWRTVADNRDAPEALVLLMSLCFSVPLLWRRSRPLAVLVLMAPVSALNIWTGAVVQAAFLQLIPAYTIALTLPLRTFARSALLMCLPAAAGAVLVPGTADRQLVSYLWGIAFVALLGIAVRTRRDYTEALVERAHRLERERDQQARLAAAAERAQIAREMHDIIGHNLSVITGLADGGSYAAAARPERAAQALEAIGTTSRQAMAELRRVLGVLRETEPAAELAPQPSLTDLDTLLAGVRDAGLAVRLTVHGRPPKTAAPPGCQLAVYRVVQESLTNTLKHAGPGATADVTLTYTPGALEVLTTDTGGDRHRTDHVPAAPAPAHPVPAGRTPQDRPPVPAAGRGRGISGMRERASLYNGTLEAGPLPTGGWRTLLHLPLEDSPA comes from the coding sequence GTGACGGACGGACCACGGGTGGACGGACCACGGACAAACAGCCCGAGGACGGACAAGCCGAGGCCGGACAGGGCCGGTGCGCAGGGGGCCGGCCCCGGACGGCGGGGCGACCGGGGCGGCGGCACCGCCGCCCTGACCCGGTACATCCAGGAGCGGCTGGACCGGCTCCGTGCCCTGGACCGCCGGCGGCCGGTGTTCTGGGACCTCACGCTCACCGGGTTCTGGACGATGTTCGCCGTGCTCGACTACACCAGCGGCGGATGGCGCACGGTGGCCGACAACCGGGACGCCCCGGAAGCCCTGGTGCTCCTGATGAGTCTGTGTTTCTCCGTACCGCTGCTGTGGCGCCGCAGCCGGCCCCTGGCCGTGCTCGTCCTGATGGCACCGGTGTCCGCGCTGAACATCTGGACGGGCGCCGTGGTCCAGGCCGCGTTCCTCCAGCTGATCCCCGCGTACACGATCGCCCTGACGCTCCCCTTGCGGACCTTCGCCCGGTCGGCGCTGCTGATGTGCCTGCCCGCCGCCGCCGGTGCCGTGCTCGTCCCGGGGACCGCGGACCGGCAGCTGGTCTCCTACCTGTGGGGCATCGCCTTCGTCGCCCTCCTCGGCATCGCGGTCCGCACCCGCCGGGACTACACCGAGGCCCTGGTCGAACGCGCCCACCGCCTCGAACGTGAACGCGACCAGCAGGCCCGGCTCGCGGCGGCCGCCGAACGCGCCCAGATCGCCCGGGAGATGCACGACATCATCGGCCACAACCTGTCCGTCATCACCGGCCTGGCCGACGGGGGCTCCTACGCCGCGGCCGCCCGGCCCGAGCGCGCGGCACAGGCGCTGGAAGCCATCGGCACCACGAGCCGCCAGGCGATGGCCGAGCTACGACGGGTCCTCGGCGTCCTGCGTGAGACGGAACCGGCCGCCGAACTGGCGCCCCAGCCGTCCCTCACCGACCTCGACACCCTCCTGGCAGGCGTACGGGACGCCGGACTCGCCGTACGCCTGACCGTCCACGGCCGCCCTCCGAAGACCGCGGCACCGCCCGGCTGCCAGCTCGCCGTCTACCGGGTGGTGCAGGAGTCGCTGACCAACACCCTCAAGCACGCCGGCCCCGGGGCCACCGCCGACGTCACCCTCACCTACACGCCCGGGGCCCTGGAAGTGCTCACCACCGACACGGGCGGCGACCGCCACCGCACGGACCACGTCCCCGCGGCCCCGGCCCCCGCGCATCCCGTCCCGGCAGGCCGGACCCCGCAGGACCGCCCCCCTGTCCCGGCCGCAGGCCGGGGCCGGGGAATCAGCGGTATGCGCGAACGGGCCTCCCTCTACAACGGCACACTCGAAGCCGGCCCGCTGCCGACCGGCGGCTGGCGGACCCTGCTTCACCTTCCCCTGGAGGACTCACCCGCGTGA
- a CDS encoding type VI secretion protein: MPRQAPARTERSGDGRAGGVPDGMLIGLLCLLAGATVLAWTATGLAGLLSHGSWPGGVTFTRTPLALRALIADPRDLPAAWPDTPAAELSGHGLFWGLFIGELMVLAVLSVFVFGVVARRRLIRARRAEGAEEREHRPGPPGGSRPYPEAGSTRRPHADPLPEPRTEHAPEHAPGPSPEYLSKSSPGLSSQPFPGPSSESFPGPSPSPSSEPGRERGMRRPVAPDPAPAAPFSGPPAVPAPRAPFLVYGTASHRRPAAVQAVLDAEGPVLVVTSDPTVWADTKDSRSKLGPVLVYDPGHLCDTPGRLRWSPTAGCEDPATATSRAAALLAPVRPRARADAAVADTAQTLLRCWLHAAAVDGRPFRQVHRWASGGSAHEPVRLLRTHPGAASGIAGLLESALTAYPERREVAQELTVRAFSALSSVHIRDACTPNRNDALLLESFAAEGGTLYVVGEPIEDPRHRPGAMPLLTALASHVVEHGRRMAARSPDGRLDPPMTLVLEDVAAVAPLPQLPGLLSAGGHHGMPTLALLRSQEQARSRWQEQLTAPGAPSGSDRSGGAGGAEGADSPWGPGGF, from the coding sequence ATGCCGCGCCAGGCCCCCGCACGTACGGAACGCTCCGGCGACGGCCGGGCCGGCGGCGTACCGGACGGGATGCTGATCGGTCTTCTGTGCCTGCTGGCCGGGGCGACGGTGCTGGCCTGGACGGCCACCGGGCTGGCCGGGCTGCTCTCCCACGGTTCCTGGCCCGGCGGGGTCACGTTCACCCGGACACCGCTGGCCCTGCGCGCGCTGATCGCCGATCCACGGGACCTTCCCGCGGCCTGGCCGGACACGCCCGCCGCCGAGCTCTCCGGACACGGGCTGTTCTGGGGGCTGTTCATCGGTGAGCTGATGGTGCTGGCCGTGCTGAGCGTCTTCGTGTTCGGTGTGGTGGCCCGCCGGCGCCTGATCCGCGCGCGGAGAGCCGAGGGGGCGGAGGAACGGGAGCACCGTCCGGGGCCTCCCGGCGGCTCACGGCCGTATCCGGAGGCCGGTTCCACGCGGCGTCCCCACGCCGATCCGCTGCCGGAACCACGGACGGAGCACGCACCGGAACACGCGCCGGGACCCTCGCCGGAGTACTTGTCGAAGTCCTCGCCGGGCCTCTCGTCCCAGCCCTTTCCAGGCCCCTCGTCCGAATCCTTCCCGGGCCCCTCCCCCAGTCCCTCGTCCGAGCCCGGTCGGGAGCGGGGAATGCGGCGGCCGGTCGCACCGGACCCGGCGCCCGCGGCCCCCTTCTCCGGTCCTCCCGCCGTCCCCGCGCCCCGCGCGCCGTTCCTCGTCTACGGCACCGCGTCCCACCGGCGCCCCGCCGCCGTCCAGGCCGTCCTGGACGCCGAAGGGCCGGTGCTCGTGGTGACGTCCGATCCGACGGTCTGGGCCGACACCAAGGACTCCAGGAGCAAGCTGGGCCCCGTCCTCGTCTACGACCCCGGGCACCTCTGCGACACCCCGGGCCGCCTCCGCTGGTCCCCCACCGCCGGCTGCGAGGACCCCGCCACCGCCACTTCCCGGGCAGCGGCGCTCCTCGCCCCGGTGCGCCCCCGGGCCCGTGCGGACGCCGCCGTCGCCGACACCGCGCAGACCCTGCTGCGGTGCTGGCTGCACGCGGCGGCCGTGGACGGGCGCCCCTTCCGCCAGGTCCACCGCTGGGCCTCGGGCGGCAGCGCCCATGAACCGGTACGGCTGCTCCGCACCCACCCCGGGGCCGCGTCCGGTATCGCCGGGCTCCTGGAGTCGGCGCTCACCGCCTATCCCGAACGCCGCGAGGTGGCACAGGAACTGACGGTACGTGCCTTCTCGGCACTGTCCTCGGTACACATCCGCGACGCGTGCACGCCGAACCGCAACGACGCCCTTCTGCTGGAATCATTTGCCGCGGAGGGGGGAACGCTCTATGTGGTGGGTGAACCCATCGAGGATCCCCGCCACCGGCCCGGCGCGATGCCTCTGCTCACCGCGCTCGCCTCGCACGTGGTCGAGCACGGCCGCCGCATGGCCGCACGGTCACCCGACGGCCGGCTCGACCCACCAATGACGCTCGTCCTGGAAGACGTCGCGGCCGTCGCCCCGCTGCCCCAGCTCCCCGGGCTGCTGTCCGCCGGGGGACACCACGGGATGCCCACCCTGGCTCTGCTGCGTTCCCAGGAGCAGGCCAGGTCACGGTGGCAGGAGCAGCTGACGGCACCCGGGGCCCCCAGCGGCTCCGACAGGTCCGGCGGGGCGGGCGGGGCCGAGGGAGCCGACAGCCCCTGGGGCCCCGGCGGCTTCTGA
- a CDS encoding GNAT family N-acetyltransferase, whose translation MDYVIRAVRAEDWKKAREIRLEALQDPAAPIAFLETYEAAAARSDAFWQERTANAAAGVRVRQFVAEDPDGRWAGTVSVLVERPSDEAVFGEPAVGDQTHVVAVFVRSGHRGRGVIDALLREAVAWSWSLEGPRVERVRLHVHEKNARAAASYRRNGFLPSGHTVPMEGDPTSLELELEIRRQPADG comes from the coding sequence ATGGACTACGTGATACGAGCGGTACGGGCCGAGGACTGGAAGAAGGCCAGGGAGATCCGGCTGGAGGCGCTGCAGGACCCGGCGGCCCCGATCGCCTTCCTGGAGACGTACGAGGCCGCGGCGGCCCGCTCCGACGCGTTCTGGCAGGAGCGGACGGCGAACGCCGCGGCGGGTGTCCGCGTGCGGCAGTTCGTCGCGGAGGACCCCGACGGCCGGTGGGCCGGCACGGTGTCGGTGCTGGTGGAGCGGCCGTCGGACGAGGCGGTCTTCGGCGAGCCGGCCGTGGGGGACCAGACGCATGTGGTCGCGGTGTTCGTGCGGTCCGGCCACCGGGGGCGCGGGGTGATCGACGCGCTGCTCCGGGAGGCGGTCGCCTGGTCGTGGTCCCTGGAGGGGCCCCGAGTGGAGCGGGTCCGGCTCCATGTGCACGAGAAGAACGCACGGGCCGCGGCGAGTTACCGGCGGAACGGGTTCCTGCCGTCCGGGCACACGGTCCCGATGGAGGGCGATCCCACGTCCCTGGAACTGGAGCTGGAGATCCGCAGGCAGCCTGCGGACGGCTGA
- a CDS encoding response regulator, with protein sequence MTSVLIADDQAMQRFGFRMLLESQDDMTVVGEAADGTEAVNLVTRHRPDVALMDIRMPGLDGIEATRRILDSGVRTRVLIVTTFDMDEYAYAGLRAGASGFLVKDAMPEELLSGIRAVAGGDAVVAPSLTRRLLDAYAHHLPSSPGARPHTEDPRIASLTEREREILTVIGQGWSNQEIAARLHLAESTVKTHVTRILAKTGSRDRVQAVILAYDTRLVNPR encoded by the coding sequence GTGACGAGCGTACTGATCGCCGACGACCAGGCCATGCAACGCTTCGGGTTCCGCATGCTGTTGGAGAGCCAGGACGACATGACCGTCGTCGGCGAGGCCGCCGACGGCACCGAAGCGGTCAACCTCGTGACCCGCCACCGGCCCGACGTCGCCCTGATGGACATCCGCATGCCCGGGCTCGACGGCATCGAGGCGACCAGGCGGATCCTCGACTCCGGCGTCCGCACCCGCGTCCTCATCGTGACCACGTTCGACATGGACGAGTACGCGTACGCCGGCCTTCGCGCGGGTGCCAGCGGTTTCCTGGTGAAGGACGCGATGCCGGAAGAGCTCCTGTCCGGCATCAGGGCTGTGGCCGGCGGTGACGCCGTCGTCGCACCCAGCCTGACCCGCCGGCTCCTGGACGCCTATGCCCACCATCTGCCCTCCTCCCCCGGCGCACGCCCGCACACCGAGGACCCCCGTATCGCGTCGCTGACGGAGCGGGAAAGGGAAATCCTCACGGTGATAGGGCAGGGCTGGAGCAACCAGGAAATCGCCGCACGGCTGCATCTCGCCGAATCGACAGTGAAGACACACGTCACCCGGATCCTTGCGAAAACCGGCTCCAGGGACCGTGTCCAGGCGGTGATCCTGGCGTACGACACCAGGCTGGTGAACCCCAGATGA